The following are encoded in a window of Solidesulfovibrio magneticus RS-1 genomic DNA:
- the argH gene encoding argininosuccinate lyase, which translates to MSTKMWGGRFGEGTGALMEAYSESVSYDRRMYRQDIAGSKAHARMLAKRGVLAGEEAERIVAGLDLVLEEIESGVFPWRQELEDVHMNIEQRLTELIGPLGGKLHTGRSRNDQVCLDFRLYVAESLEVWTKLLRELAGVFVDRAAEHQETLLPGCTHLQPAQPVSLAQHLLAYAWMLRRDCERAEDALKRVRVSPLGAAALAGTTYPLDPAMVARTVGFSHAFGNSMDAVSDRDFALESLFCASVIMAHLSRFCEEIILWANPRFGYVALPDAYATGSSIMPQKKNPDAAELMRGRVGRVYGSLMGLLTVLKGLPLTYNRDLQEDKEPFFDADDTVRASLRVMAGMLAELRFRPERMREALGQGFLNATELADYLAAKGVPFREAHHITGRAVAQAEALGIGLEQLTLEQLRVFSTAIDQDVFEALRYETAVARRNGPGGTGPQSVTNQMAELSRWLQRP; encoded by the coding sequence ATGTCCACGAAAATGTGGGGCGGGCGGTTTGGCGAGGGCACCGGGGCCTTGATGGAGGCCTACAGCGAATCCGTTTCCTATGACCGGCGCATGTACCGTCAGGACATTGCCGGCTCCAAGGCCCATGCGCGCATGTTGGCCAAGCGCGGCGTGCTGGCCGGCGAAGAGGCCGAGCGCATCGTGGCCGGCCTGGATCTGGTGCTGGAGGAGATTGAGTCCGGGGTCTTTCCCTGGCGGCAGGAGTTGGAAGACGTTCACATGAACATCGAGCAGCGCCTGACCGAACTGATTGGCCCCTTGGGCGGCAAGCTCCACACCGGGCGCAGCCGCAACGATCAGGTCTGCCTGGATTTTCGCCTTTATGTGGCCGAGAGCCTGGAGGTCTGGACCAAGCTTTTGCGCGAGCTGGCCGGGGTGTTTGTCGACCGCGCCGCCGAGCATCAAGAGACGCTTTTGCCCGGCTGCACCCATCTCCAGCCGGCCCAGCCGGTGAGTCTGGCCCAGCATCTGCTGGCCTACGCCTGGATGCTTAGGCGCGACTGCGAGCGGGCCGAGGACGCGCTGAAGCGCGTTCGGGTTTCGCCTCTGGGCGCGGCGGCCCTGGCCGGCACCACCTATCCGCTGGACCCGGCCATGGTGGCGCGCACGGTGGGTTTTTCCCATGCCTTCGGCAACAGCATGGACGCCGTGTCCGACCGGGATTTCGCCCTGGAGTCGCTTTTTTGCGCCTCGGTCATCATGGCGCACCTGAGCCGCTTTTGCGAGGAGATCATCCTCTGGGCCAACCCGCGTTTCGGCTACGTCGCCCTGCCCGACGCCTACGCCACCGGGTCGAGCATCATGCCGCAAAAGAAAAACCCCGACGCGGCCGAACTCATGCGCGGCCGGGTGGGGCGGGTGTACGGTTCGCTCATGGGCTTGCTCACCGTGCTCAAGGGCCTGCCGCTGACCTACAACCGGGATCTCCAGGAAGACAAGGAACCCTTTTTCGACGCCGACGACACGGTGCGGGCCTCGCTTCGGGTCATGGCCGGGATGCTCGCCGAGCTGCGCTTCCGGCCCGAGCGGATGCGCGAGGCGCTGGGGCAGGGGTTTCTCAACGCCACCGAGCTGGCCGACTACCTGGCCGCCAAGGGCGTGCCCTTCCGTGAGGCCCACCACATCACCGGCCGGGCCGTGGCCCAGGCCGAGGCCCTGGGCATCGGCCTGGAGCAATTGACCTTGGAGCAATTGCGTGTATTTTCCACGGCGATTGACCAGGATGTTTTCGAGGCGCTGCGGTATGAAACCGCCGTGGCCCGGCGTAATGGACCCGGCGGCACCGGTCCTCAATCCGTGACCAACCAGATGGCGGAACTCTCCCGATGGCTTCAAAGACCCTGA
- a CDS encoding argininosuccinate synthase yields the protein MSTIKKVVLAYSGGLDTSVILKWIKKTYNCEVITVTCDLGQEEELDGLEEKALTTGATKAYIDDLREEFAKDFIFPMLRAGAIYEGRYLLGTSIARPLIAKRLVDVARAEGAQAVAHGATGKGNDQVRFELTTGVLAPDLRTIAPWREWDFASRTDLLNFAKDNGIPVPSDKKGSDHSMDRNLMHLSFEGGELEDPWNEPSADTYLLTVPVEKAPDVADVVTIDFEHGDPVAIDGEKLSPAALIKKLNTLGGKHGVGRIDMVENRFVGMKSRGVYETPGCTILHIARRDLEGICLDREVMHLRDSLIPRYAEMVYNGFWYAPERKALQAMIDQAQERVTGTVRVKLYKGQAYPLGRKSPNSLYNPKLATFEKDEVYNQADATGFIRLVGLRLRGLGQ from the coding sequence ATGAGCACCATCAAGAAAGTCGTCCTGGCCTACTCCGGGGGCCTGGACACCTCGGTCATCCTCAAATGGATCAAAAAGACCTACAACTGCGAAGTCATCACCGTCACCTGCGACCTCGGCCAGGAAGAAGAACTCGACGGCCTGGAAGAAAAGGCCCTCACAACCGGCGCGACCAAAGCCTACATCGACGACCTGCGCGAAGAGTTCGCCAAGGACTTCATCTTCCCCATGTTGCGGGCCGGAGCCATCTACGAAGGCCGCTACCTGCTCGGCACCTCCATTGCCCGGCCGCTTATCGCCAAGCGGCTGGTGGACGTGGCCCGGGCCGAGGGCGCCCAGGCCGTGGCCCACGGCGCCACCGGCAAGGGCAACGACCAGGTGCGCTTCGAACTGACCACCGGCGTCCTGGCCCCGGACCTGCGCACCATCGCCCCCTGGCGCGAATGGGATTTCGCCTCGCGCACGGATCTGCTCAATTTCGCCAAGGACAACGGCATCCCCGTGCCTTCCGACAAGAAAGGCTCGGACCATAGTATGGACCGCAACCTCATGCACCTAAGCTTCGAGGGCGGCGAGCTGGAAGACCCCTGGAACGAACCCAGCGCCGACACCTATCTGCTCACCGTGCCCGTGGAAAAAGCTCCTGACGTGGCTGACGTCGTCACCATCGACTTCGAGCACGGCGACCCGGTGGCTATTGACGGCGAAAAGCTGTCCCCGGCCGCGCTCATCAAAAAGCTTAACACGCTGGGCGGCAAACACGGCGTTGGCCGCATCGACATGGTGGAAAACCGCTTTGTCGGCATGAAGTCGCGCGGCGTCTACGAGACCCCGGGCTGCACCATCCTGCACATCGCCCGGCGCGACCTCGAAGGCATTTGCCTGGATCGCGAAGTCATGCACCTGCGCGACAGCCTCATTCCGCGCTACGCCGAAATGGTCTACAACGGTTTCTGGTACGCCCCGGAACGCAAAGCCCTGCAGGCCATGATCGATCAGGCCCAGGAGCGCGTCACCGGCACGGTGCGGGTTAAGCTCTACAAGGGCCAGGCCTACCCCCTGGGACGCAAGTCGCCCAACAGCCTCTACAACCCCAAGCTCGCCACCTTCGAAAAAGACGAAGTCTACAACCAGGCCGACGCCACCGGCTTCATTCGGCTGGTGGGGCTGCGGTTGCGTGGACTGGGGCAGTAG
- the argF gene encoding ornithine carbamoyltransferase — translation MPRHFLTILDFSRDEAARILDRAAAMKAADHRSDLLAGKTCILIFEKASTRTRVSFEVAVRHLGGWPIFMTQNDSQLGRDEPIRDTARVLSRYADCLIVRTFGHDKLVDLAGYGSIPVVNALSDAYHPCQIMADLLTMREHSGRLDGLKLAYVGDGNNIAHSIINAAARFPIRVAIASPDGYKPDPAVVAKAREQGADVTITTDPAEAAAGADYLYTDVWASMGQEAEHAARVKIFAGYQINDALLAKAAPGAKVLHCLPAHRGEEITDAVMEGPSSIVWDEAENRLHVQKAILEWVFTAAD, via the coding sequence ATGCCCCGACATTTTCTGACCATCCTCGATTTCAGCCGCGACGAGGCCGCCCGCATCCTCGACCGGGCCGCCGCCATGAAGGCCGCCGACCACCGCAGCGATCTGCTGGCCGGCAAGACCTGCATTCTCATTTTCGAAAAAGCCTCCACCCGCACCCGGGTGTCCTTCGAGGTCGCCGTGCGCCACCTCGGCGGTTGGCCCATTTTCATGACCCAAAACGATTCCCAGCTCGGCCGCGATGAGCCCATCCGCGACACGGCCCGCGTGCTGTCGCGCTACGCCGATTGCCTGATCGTGCGCACCTTCGGCCACGACAAGCTGGTCGACCTGGCCGGCTACGGCTCCATCCCCGTGGTCAACGCCCTGTCCGACGCCTACCACCCCTGCCAGATCATGGCCGATCTGCTCACCATGCGCGAGCATTCCGGCCGCCTCGACGGCCTGAAGCTCGCCTACGTCGGCGACGGCAACAACATCGCCCATTCCATCATCAACGCCGCCGCCCGCTTCCCCATCCGCGTGGCCATCGCCTCGCCCGACGGCTACAAGCCCGATCCGGCCGTGGTGGCCAAAGCCCGGGAGCAGGGAGCCGACGTCACCATTACCACCGATCCGGCCGAGGCCGCCGCCGGAGCCGATTACCTTTATACCGACGTCTGGGCCTCCATGGGCCAGGAAGCCGAACACGCCGCGCGCGTGAAGATTTTCGCCGGCTACCAGATAAACGACGCCCTGCTGGCCAAGGCCGCGCCCGGGGCCAAGGTGCTCCACTGCCTGCCCGCCCACCGGGGCGAGGAGATCACCGACGCCGTCATGGAAGGCCCGTCCTCCATCGTCTGGGACGAAGCCGAAAACCGGCTCCACGTCCAAAAAGCCATTCTCGAATGGGTTTTCACGGCGGCCGACTAG
- a CDS encoding SH3 domain-containing protein — translation MKTIWNLLALLGLVAALSGCTVTAAPMVYVPPPACPEGYYYASGYGCLPLPAGVVVPPDAVYAVVNTQGLSLRSCGSTRCDIINSLNAGEQVQVLSHQGDWTHVWAFTRGQEGWVASRYLN, via the coding sequence ATGAAGACGATCTGGAATCTCTTGGCATTGTTGGGATTGGTCGCGGCGCTTTCGGGCTGCACGGTCACGGCCGCGCCCATGGTCTACGTGCCGCCGCCGGCCTGCCCCGAAGGCTACTACTACGCCTCGGGCTACGGCTGCCTGCCCCTGCCGGCCGGCGTGGTCGTACCGCCTGACGCGGTCTACGCCGTGGTCAACACCCAGGGGTTGAGCCTTCGCAGTTGCGGTTCCACGCGCTGCGACATCATCAATTCCCTTAATGCCGGCGAACAGGTGCAGGTGCTCAGCCACCAAGGCGACTGGACCCATGTCTGGGCCTTTACCCGAGGCCAGGAAGGCTGGGTGGCCAGCCGCTACCTCAACTAG
- a CDS encoding SGNH/GDSL hydrolase family protein: protein MSRVFTAALLAACLGTTVFAPEAWAKKQPKNQPAETEPATAQSLAAAAQPACSPKKILIVGDSFAVGLGMTLEQSLKPRGPVALASKGKVSSGLNSPKFYDWEKALGEFLDAEKPDALVVMLGGNDAKNGKGTPEWSRDFQAKAERFLSIAAGRGVPVAWVGLPPMREKTFSQKAWTANEAMRAACATSKGCRFIDSWDLFADNSGNFSAKKPVAGKAVPLRGKDGVHFSPAGCKLLTDRIATGLPVAP, encoded by the coding sequence TTGTCCCGAGTTTTCACGGCGGCGCTCCTGGCAGCCTGCCTCGGCACGACGGTTTTCGCCCCCGAGGCCTGGGCAAAAAAGCAGCCCAAGAACCAGCCGGCGGAAACCGAGCCGGCCACGGCCCAATCCCTGGCCGCCGCGGCCCAACCGGCCTGCTCCCCCAAAAAGATCCTTATCGTCGGCGACTCCTTCGCCGTGGGTCTGGGCATGACCCTGGAACAATCCCTCAAGCCCCGGGGACCGGTGGCCCTGGCCAGCAAGGGCAAGGTTTCCAGCGGTCTCAACAGCCCCAAGTTCTATGACTGGGAAAAGGCCCTGGGCGAGTTCCTGGACGCCGAGAAGCCCGACGCCCTGGTGGTCATGCTCGGCGGCAACGACGCCAAAAACGGCAAGGGAACGCCGGAGTGGTCCCGGGATTTCCAGGCCAAGGCCGAGCGGTTTCTGTCCATCGCCGCCGGCCGTGGTGTGCCCGTGGCCTGGGTGGGGCTGCCGCCCATGCGTGAAAAGACCTTCAGCCAGAAGGCCTGGACCGCCAACGAGGCCATGCGGGCGGCCTGCGCCACTTCCAAGGGTTGCCGCTTCATCGACTCGTGGGATCTTTTTGCCGATAATTCCGGCAATTTCTCGGCCAAAAAGCCGGTGGCCGGCAAGGCCGTTCCCCTTCGCGGCAAGGACGGGGTCCACTTCAGCCCGGCCGGCTGCAAGCTGCTGACCGACCGCATCGCCACCGGCCTGCCCGTGGCACCCTGA